In the Colletotrichum lupini chromosome 1, complete sequence genome, one interval contains:
- a CDS encoding SNARE domain-containing protein: MSYDQLSSLEAGRSGRHGGYTDDPEFKQLQSQLTNKIFNLRRNIQQLTTDVNILGTKRDTPRVRERVHDHLEKTRDLCKEIGDGVKKLQTWDDLTKQQKYDQSRISTDFQNVLQEFQDIQRKALEKQRASVTAARAATEGEGADAAAGSEERLELQQQQEVSRLASQDEVDFQEALIVEREEEIRNIEQGVGDLNVLFRQVAQIVTEQGEQLTSIADNVEDVRDDTRGAQIELRQAARHQKAARNKGCCLMLILAVILTIIILAIVLD; the protein is encoded by the exons ATGTCGTACGACCAGTTATCTTCGCTCGAAGCCGGCCGATCGGGTCGTCATGGCGGATACACCGATGATCCCGAGTTCAAGCAGCTTCAGTCCCAGTTGACCAACAAGATCTTCAACCTGCGGCGCAACATCCAGCAGCTGACTACTGATGTCAACATTCTCGGAACGAAGCGCGATACTCCCCGTGTCAGAGAACGAGTTCACGACCACCTCGAGAAGACCCGCGATCTGTGCAAGGAGATTGGAGATGGCGTCAAGAAGCTCCAGACGTGGGACGATCTGACG AAACAACAAAAGTACGATCAATCCAGAATCTCGACCGACTTCCAAAACGTCCTGCAAGAGTTCCAAGACATCCAGCGCAAAGCACTTGAGAAACAACGAGCGTCCGTCACAGCTGCGCGCGCAGCGACCGAAGGCGAGGGAGCTGATGCGGCGGCTGGATCCGAGGAGCGTCTCGAGCTTCAACAGCAGCAGGAGGTCAGCCGCCTCGCATCACAGGACGAAGTGGACTTCCAGGAAGCGCTCATTGTCGAGCGTGAAGAGGAGATCCGAAATATTGAGCAGGGTGTCGGCGATCTCAATGTGTTGTTCAGGCAGGTGGCTCAGATTGTGACCGAGCAAGGCGAGCAGCTTACTTCCATCGCGGATAACGTGGAAGACGTGCGGGACGATACCCGGGGCGCTCAAATAGAGCTCCGCCAAGCGGCGAGACACCAGAAGGCGGCTCGCAACAAGGGGTGTTGTCTGATGCTCATCCTGGCAGTCATCCTCACCATCATCATTCTCGCAATTGTATTGGACTAG
- a CDS encoding alpha-1,2-mannosyltransferase alg-11, producing MLKLDLTDAPFGFDSPSFFHLDTTTGSQTPFSFGLDPWTLAYVVVPIIAFTPIATYIMFPLLMKGIGSLLGWYLRKKTEGRRAQLLELKTAEQQSFKNTQKSSSSGKNNVQAQASGSSEKKDSEWTGVVGFFHPFCNAGGGGERVLWAAIKTTQERYPNALCVVYTGDHEVNKQAMLERVKTRFNIDLHPPTINFLYVSTRHLVLASTWPHFTLLGQSIGSVVLAWDAFQLLNPDIFIDTMGYAFSLGLCKLLFRRVPTCAYVHYPTISTDMLESLDPKAETGSQGVNAGKGVGIRGKVKKFYWKMFAALYSRVGSTVDIVMTNSTWTQGHVQKLWGPYRQAKGRNNPIAVNFPPCAVEELEEAVEVSEASERKREQALVYIAQFRPEKNHTLVIQAFADFLNTKSEAAKEAKLVLIGSVRDDHDSKRVYTLRLLVNELGIKDRVEFHLDASWPEILDWLQRASVGVNGMWNEHFGIGVVEYQAAGLISVVHASGGPKLDIVIEIDGQPTGFHATNVKEFAEGYEKALSIKDPLPVRLRARRSAKRFTESEFDEKWIAQMEKLVAMTP from the exons ATGCTGAAGCTGGACTTGACCGACGCCCCCTTCGGCTTCGACTCGCCCTCTTTTTTCCACCTCGACACCACCACCGGTTCCCAG ACGCCCTTCTCTTTTGGCCTCGATCCCTGGACCCTAGCCTACGTCGTCGTGCCGATCATCGCTTTTACACCGATCGCGACCTACATCATGTTTCCTCTGCTGATGAAAGGCATTGGTTCCCTGCTGGGATGGTACCTACGAAAAAAGACAGAGGGAAGGAGAGCACAGCTTCTGGAGCTCAAGACTGCTGAGCAACAGTCATTCAAGAACACCCAAAAGAGCTCCAGCAGCGGGAAGAACAATGTGCAGGCACAAGCTTCCGGAAGCTCCGAAAAGAAGGACTCAGAATGGACCGGGGTCGTTGGGTTCTTCCACCCTTTCTG TAACGctggcggaggaggagagcGAGTCCTTTGGGCTGCGATCAAGACCACTCAGGAGAGATACCCTAATGCACTCTGTGTTGTGTACACTGGCGACCATGAAGTGAACAAGCAGGCCATGCTCGAGCGCGTCAAG ACCCGGTTCAACATCGACCTGCATCCCCCGACCATCAACTTCCTCTACGTCAGCACAAGACACCTCGTTCTGGCCTCGACATGGCCTCACTTCACCCTCCTTGGACAATCGATTGGATCTGTAGTGTTGGCATGGGATGCCTTCCAGCTCCTTAACCCTGACATCTTCATTGATACTATGGGCTATGCCTTCTCCCTGGGTTTGTGCAAGTTGCTCTTTCGCAGAGTTCCTACTTGTGCCTATGTTCACTACCCGACAATTTCGACTGATATGCTGGAATCACTGGACCCCAAGGCCGAGACTGGAAGTCAGGGCGTCAACGCCGGCAAAGGCGTTGGTATCCGAGGCAAGGTCAAGAAGTTCTACTGGAAGATGTTTGCGGCCTTGTACTCCCGGGTTGGATCTACTGTTGACATTGTCATGACAAACTCGACCTGGACCCAAGGTCATGTCCAGAAACTCTGGGGCCCCTACCGCCAGGCCAAGGGAAGGAACAACCCTATCGCTGTCAACTTCCCACCCTGCGCTGTCGAGGAGCTTGAAGAGGCAGTAGAGGTATCCGAGGCCAGTGAGCGGAAGCGAGAGCAGGCTTTGGTCTACATTGCTCAGTTCCGCCCCGAGAAGAACCATACCCTGGTCATTCAAGCTTTCGCCGACTTCCTGAACACCAAGTCCGAAGCCGCCAAGGAGGCGAAGTTGGTCCTCATTGGTAGTGTCAGAGACGACCACGACTCCAAGCGGGTGTATACGTTGCGCCTCTTGGTGAATGAGCTCGGCATCAAAGACCGTGTCGAGTTTCATTTGGACGCTTCGTGGCCTGAAATTCTGGACTGGCTGCAGAGGGCCTCCGTCGGTGTCAATGGCATGTGGAACGAGCACTTTGGCATTGGTGTCGTCGAGTACCAAGCCGCCGGTCTGATTTCCGTTGTCCACGCCAGCGGTGGTCCCAAGCTGGATATCGTTATTGAAATCGACGGCCAGCCCACTG GTTTCCACGCTACGAATGTCAAGGAGTTCGCCGAGGGCTACGAAAAGGCCCTCTCCATCAAGGATCCGCTCCCTGTTCGCCTCCGCGCACGCCGGTCGGCCAAGCGCTTCACCGAGAGCGAGTTTGACGAGAAGTGGATCGCCCAGATGGAGAAGTTGGTGGCCATGACGCCCTAG
- a CDS encoding gamma-glutamyltranspeptidase, giving the protein MKTSPKSIWHYSASLLLLAEFRSVSAAAIPEFVFNPRAGDTGAVASESVECSRIGRDLLAQGGNAVDALVGTTFCVGTVGMYHSGIGGGGFVVIRDGDGNYESVDFREAAPAAAFQDMYQGNIAGSVYGGLAVGVPSEVRGLEYIHKKYGTLPWKSVVTPAARLATTGFRVSSDLVRYMDAAIKGQWNFLVEDPVWAEEFAPNGTLLQLGDTIYRKRYGATLAKIAVEGPEAFYSGPIAESMIATVRATNGTLTLEDLASYKVVTRPSLSITYRGHRLTSVGSPASGAVCLNTLKIMEQFDPAESADTKLGVHRFDEAMRFAYGARSLLGDPDFVEGIGPFEDTLIDEATAKDIRGKILDNQTQPVERYDPQGVYSSEGFGTSHIVTADKSGMATSLTTTVNLLFGAQIMDPLSGVILNNEMNDFSIPGVRNAFGFEPSPANFVRANKRPLSSITPVIVEHPDGSLYVTVGAAGGSRIISSTAQVTWHVLEHGQTMKQALREPRLHDQLMPNTVTFEYAFDNDTVASMLEKGHDVTWVPEGRSAVQGIIFEDGVFEAASEPRQKNSGAFVV; this is encoded by the exons ATGA AGACATCTCCCAAGTCAATATGGCATTACTCAGCCTCTCTACTCTTGCTGGCCGAATTCCGCTCTGTTTCGGCCGCAGCGATACCGGAATTCGTCTTTAACCCTCGTGCTGGCGACACTGGCGCCGTTGCAAGTGAATCAGTTGAATGTAGTAGGATTGGCCGTGATCTACTTGCGCAAGGT GGAAACGCCGTAGACGCGCTGGTCGGTACGACGTTCTGCGTTGGAACGGTGGGCATGTACCACTCCGgcatcggcggcggcggcttcgTCGTCATCAGAGACGGTGATGGGAATTACGAGTCTGTGGACTTTAGAGAGGCTGCGCCGGCTGCTGCGTTCCAGGATATGTACCAAGGCAACATCGCGGGTAGTGTCTACGGCGGCCTTGCCGTTGGCGTGCCGAGCGAGGTTCGTGGGTTGGAATACATCCACAAGAAGTACGGT ACCTTGCCCTGGAAGAGCGTCGTCACCCCGGCTGCGCGGTTGGCGACTACGGGTTTCAGAGTGTCTTCGGACTTGGTACGGTACATGGACGCCGCTATCAAAGGGCAGTGGAACTTTCTCGTTGAAGATCCAGTATGGGCTGAGGAGTTTGCTCCCAACG GCACACTCCTCCAACTTGGTGATACCATCTACCGCAAACGTTACGGAGC CACCCTCGCCAAGATCGCAGTAGAAGGCCCAGAAGCCTTCTACTCCGGCCCCATAGCAGAGTCCATGATCGCCACAGTCCGCGCCACAAACGGCACTCTCACCCTAGAAGACCTCGCCTCCTACAAGGTCGTCACCCGCCCCTCCCTCTCCATAACCTACCGCGGCCACCGCCTCACATCTGTCGGCTCTCCGGCCAGTGGCGCCGTCTGCCTAAACACCCTTAAGATCATGGAGCAGTTCGACCCGGCCGAGTCCGCCGACACCAAGCTCGGTGTTCATCGCTTCGACGAGGCCATGCGCTTCGCCTATGGCGCTCGTTCCCTGCTCGGCGACCCGGACTTCGTGGAAGGCATCGGGCCGTTTGAGGATACCCTCATCGACGAGGCCACGGCCAAGGATATCCGCGGTAAGATCCTGGATAACCAGACGCAACCGGTTGAGCGGTATGATCCGCAGGGCGTATACTCGAGCGAAGGGTTCGGGACGTCGCATATCGTCACAGCGGACAAGTCCGGCATGGCCACCTCCCTAACCACGACCGTCAACCTCCTCTTTGGCGCTCAAATCATGGACCCATTATCCGGTGTAATCCT CAACAACGAAATGAACGACTTCTCAATCCCAGGCGTCCGCAACGCCTTCGGCTTCGAACCCTCCCCCGCAAACTTCGTCCGCGCCAACAAGCGGCCCCTCTCCTCCATCACCCCCGTCATCGTAGAACACCCAGACGGCTCCCTCTACGTCACCGTCGGCGCGGCAGGCGGCTCCCGCATCATCAGCTCCACGGCCCAAGTCACCTGGCACGTCCTCGAGCACGGCCAGACCATGAAGCAGGCCCTCCGCGAGCCCCGCCTGCACGACCAGCTCATGCCCAATACCGTCACGTTCGAGTACGCCTTTGACAACGACACCGTCGCCAGCATGCTCGAAAAGGGCCACGACGTGACGTGGGTGCCCGAGGGCCGCAGCGCCGTGCAGGGCATCATCTTTGAAGACGGCGTATTCGAGGCCGCGAGCGAGCCGCGGCAGAAGAATAGTGGTGCTTTTGTGGTGTAG
- a CDS encoding transcription factor tfb4, with translation MNAVDASDHYEVSSHEATPSLLSIVIDTNPRAWAALNDILPLSKAIANILVFVNAHLAFSNANQVAIIASHSNRAVWLYPSKPGAATNGSANSEDVAMTGIDSFAPTPNQSSANKFPQFAQIEAAVMAAMRQLVDATTEADLACTTTQLSGALTLALTHINKTSLSLNETNKAPDVARPTSSALSRLRARIFILSVSDSEPVQYISTMNAVFAAAHSQIPIDTLALSGDATFLQQASYITDGTFMQAASPHGLLSYLMFAYSADAEARSSLIPPTHHTVDFRAACFCHGRVVDTGFVCSICLSIFCDVPENSECLTCGTKLSLGSYGAKPAVIPRRKKKKKKTVLANGHIREETGSAAGTPRPG, from the coding sequence ATGAACGCCGTCGACGCTTCAGACCACTACGAGGTCTCCTCACACGAGGCCACCCCTTCCCTCTTGTCCATTGTCATCGACACGAACCCTCGAGCCTGGGCCGCCCTCAACGATATCCTCCCACTTTCAAAAGCCATCGCCAACATCCTGGTCTTCGTCAACGCTCACCTCGCTTTCAGCAATGCGAACCAGGTCGCCATCATCGCCTCTCACAGCAACCGTGCCGTATGGCTCTACCCTTCAAAGCCTGGCGCCGCCACAAACGGCAGCGCAAACTCTGAAGATGTCGCAATGACGGGCATCGACTCCTTTGCGCCGACCCCCAACCAGTCTTCGGCCAACAAGTTCCCTCAATTCGCCCAGATCGAGGCTGCCGTCATGGCCGCGATGCGCCAGCTGGTCGACGCAACTACCGAGGCCGACCTAGCCTGCACGACGACACAGCTCTCAGGCGCCCTCACCCTCGCCCTCACACACATCAACAAGACCTCTCTCTCGCTCAACGAGACCAACAAGGCCCCCGACGTGGCCCGCCCGACCTCCTCCGCCCTCAGCCGCCTCCGCGCCCGAATCTTTATCCTCTCCGTCTCCGACTCGGAGCCCGTCCAGTACATCTCCACCATGAATGCCGTCTTCGCCGCCGCCCACTCCCAGATCCCCATCGACACCCTCGCCCTGTCCGGCGACGCAACCTTCCTCCAGCAGGCGAGCTACATCACCGACGGCACCTTCATGCAAGCCGCCAGCCCACACGGCCTCCTCAGCTACCTCATGTTCGCCTACTCCGCCGACGCAGAGGCTCGCTCTTCCCTCATCCCGCCAACCCATCACACCGTCGACTTCCGCGCCGCCTGCTTCTGCCACGGCCGCGTCGTCGACACGGGCTTCGTCTGCAGCATCTGCCTCAGCATCTTCTGCGACGTGCCCGAAAACTCAGAGTGCCTGACCTGCGGCACGAAGCTCTCTCTCGGCAGCTATGGCGCCAAGCCTGCCGTTATACCGCggaggaaaaagaagaagaagaagacggtCCTGGCCAACGGCCATATCAGGGAGGAAACGGGCAGTGCGGCGGGCACCCCCCGTCCAGGATAA
- a CDS encoding threonine aspartase has translation MVVELPRGQAFNDRCPATPSILPTDTTVKCFLHQRPKGDSQGSEAKLGRADSGMERLAPEIKHTPATTAAGGEITPSENTKVQGPRTNRPKKVGGADGTVDRVFKRKHKGKFTGAIFIHAGAGFHSHQNERVHLEACSDAASMGMKFLKSGATATEAVEAALRVLEDKEITNAGYGSNLSMDGTVECDATIVDHLGRSGACGAVPNIRNPICLAKLILDKSNQPLSLRRVPPNILVGEGAKNFSVENGMQIVPNDYLISKNARDRFLRWQEDLKRAEDKVKQAGTRKTLEEPAENCQQYDNMPTTVPSRIYQSQQRDHANAILNGTWNEGQPDSPHRGSPVPEQMQGYPRITPPRATIERSPLSHVGASTPSVNRSRPHLLQERDPLTSSPSHLAEEGNRDGTMSSQWTDGARHASTIAQLQGCSPRGLKRPFSATELDHEDVITDTVGAIAIDERGNIAAGSSSGGIGMKHRGRIGPAALVGIGTAVVPCDPEDPDKVSVAAVTSGTGEHMATTMASQRCAERIYGSTRRGPNGRDIEEWDEDAIMESFITNDFMGHPGVKNCNSVGAIGVMTVKKTRTGYYLYFAHNTDSFALASMGGSDKEPVCVMSRLGESAQPGVERAQPKMMSLDGTLSWSNGAELNINTARPERARSDCSYSYLVVIPLLSAACIPPRASSSGGNEVYPCSPAPWSAMEFATRYDQIRVTGCHSRYGAALRLRAMGNRLAASCRAGCLFTLIALLAVLLI, from the exons ATGGTTGTCGAACTGCCCCGGGGACAAGCCTTCAACGATCGTTGC CCAGCAACGCCATCCATACTCCCCACCGACACAACCGTCAAGTGTTTTCTGCACCAGCGACCGAAGGGGGACTCTCAGGGCTCGGAAGCCAAGCTCGGCCGGGCTGACAGTGGAATGGAAAGGCTGGCCCCTGAGATTAAGCACACCCCGGCCACCACAGCTGCGGGAGGTGAAATAACCCCTTCGGAAAACACCAAGGTCCAAGGTCCCAGAACCAACCGTCCAAAAAAGGTGGGAGGTGCTGATGGCACAGTCGACCGAGTGTTCAAGCGGAAGCACAAAGGAAAATTTACGGGTGCTATCTTCATCCACGCCGGCGCCGGCTTTCACAGTCATCAGAACGAGCGAGTCCATCTAGAGGCTTGCAGCGA TGCGGCTTCCATGGGGATGAAATTCCTCAAATCAGGTGCCACTGCAACGGAAGCTGTCGAAGCTGCTCTGCGTGTCCTCGAAGACAAAGAAATCACCAACGCGGGTTATGGCTCTAATTTGTCGATGGACGGGACCGTGGAATGCGATGCAACTATCGTTGACCATTTAGGAAGAAGCGGTGCCTGCGGAGCAGTTCCCA ACATCAGAAATCCAATCTGTCTCGCAAAGCTGATTCTAGACAAGAGCAACCAGCCGTTATCGTTGCGTCGAGTACCCCCGAACATCTTGGTAGGGGAGGGCGCCAAAAACTTCTCGGTGGAAAATGGGATGCAAATCGTGCCCAATGACTACCTCATATCCAAGAACGCGAGAGATCGATTCCTACGCTGGCAGGAGGATCTCAAACGAGCTGAGGACAAAGTCAAGCAAGCAGGCACCCGCAAAACACTCGAGGAACCAGCTGAGAACTGTCAGCAGTATGACAACATGCCGACAACGGTTCCCTCCCGGATCTACCAAAGTCAGCAGAGAGACCATGCCAATGCTATTCTCAATGGAACATGGAACGAGGGCCAGCCAGATTCACCCCACCGAGGCTCACCGGTGCCCGAGCAGATGCAGGGCTATCCTCGGATTACACCTCCGAGGGCAACAATTGAGAGATCCCCATTGAGTCACGTAGGAGCCTCAACACCCTCCGTCAACAGATCTCGACCTCACCTGCTGCAAGAGAGAGACCCTCTGACATCCTCTCCCAGCCACTTGGCGGAAGAGGGAAATCGTGATGGCACAATGTCATCTCAGTGGACAGACGGGGCTAGACATGCAAGCACAATTGCACAATTGCAGGGTTGCAGCCCTCGTGGACTTAAGAGGCCGTTTTCTGCGACTGAATTGGATCACGAGGACGTCATCACCGACACTGTTGGAGCCATAGCTATCGACGAAAGAGGGAACATTGCGGCAGGTTCATCCTCTGGAGGCATCGGAATGAAGCATCGCGGACGTATAGGCCCCGCTGCTCTGGTTGGCATCGGTACTGCTGTCGTTCCCTGCGATCCCGAAGATCCAGACAAAGTCAGTGTTGCCGCGGTGACCAGCGGTACGGGAGAGCACATGGCCACCACCATGGCGTCTCAACGGTGTGCTGAACGAATCTATGGCAGCACCCGTCGTGGACCGAACGGCAGAGACATCGAAGAGTGGGACGAAGACGCTATCATGGAGTCCTTCATCACGAACGACTTCATGGGCCACCCTGGCGTCAAAAACTGCAACTCGGTCGGGGCAATTGGTGTAATGACAGTCAAGAAGACACGGACAGGgtactacttatactttGCCCACAACACTGACTCTTTCGCACTCGCCTCGATGGGTGGTTCCGATAAGGAGCCCGTGTGCGTCATGTCTCGTCTTGGAGAGTCAGCTCAA CCGGGGGTTGAACGAGCACAGCCAAAGATGATGAGTTTAGACGGCACACTTTCGTGGTCAAATGGCGCAGAGTTGAACATCAACACGGCTAGACCTGAGAGAGCCAGGAGCGATTGTAGTTATTCTTACTTGGTAGTGATACCCCTTCTTAGTGCAGCATGCATTCCTCCTAGAGCATCATCATCTGGAGG AAACGAAGTATATCCATGCAGTCCCGCCCCTTGGTCTGCGATGGAATTCGCTACTCGCTATGATCAGATTCGAGTAACTGGGTGCCACTCGCGATACGGAGCCGCCTTGAGACTTCGAGCCATGGGCAACAGGCTGGCGGCATCGTGTCGTGCTGGCTGCCTATTCACATTGATCGCACTCCTGGCGGTGCTTCTGATTTAA